In Paenibacillus kyungheensis, the following are encoded in one genomic region:
- a CDS encoding helix-turn-helix domain-containing protein, translated as MDNLSFGLYLKQIREQKHWSINQLAEIAGISTSQISRIENGRRGVPKPQTIEKLAKALAISYSEMMDQAGYLRPEEAEQIPEWASSRDKRDFKKMLEEDGELMFDGVPLDDEDKQRIKDVLTGLFWEAKQMNKRKPLSSDDSTSK; from the coding sequence GTGGATAATCTTTCATTTGGTCTATATTTGAAGCAAATACGTGAGCAAAAACACTGGAGTATTAATCAGTTGGCAGAGATCGCCGGCATCAGCACTTCACAAATTTCACGGATCGAAAATGGTAGACGTGGTGTGCCTAAGCCACAAACGATCGAAAAACTAGCCAAAGCGCTAGCTATTTCTTATTCCGAAATGATGGATCAAGCAGGATATTTGCGCCCTGAAGAAGCGGAACAAATTCCCGAGTGGGCTAGTTCGCGTGATAAAAGAGATTTTAAAAAAATGTTAGAGGAAGATGGTGAATTAATGTTTGATGGAGTGCCACTGGATGATGAAGATAAGCAACGGATCAAAGATGTATTAACCGGTTTGTTCTGGGAAGCCAAGCAAATGAACAAACGGAAACCTCTTTCTTCTGACGATTCTACATCCAAATAA
- a CDS encoding ArpU family phage packaging/lysis transcriptional regulator encodes MNLLTALPELDRRQTRTAVEAVFEKYRIYKTITFEMRETSMTASYQERMHGPTNVTSDSTANAAIYNVDTPAARRAYCERVEAIVERLGEREQLLLKERYLKHDDVFDYKVYSYLFDPPISKDTYVKVRTKAFYKMALALADTGMIKLDELMPKKNRTRRSTEVPYSS; translated from the coding sequence ATGAATTTATTAACTGCTCTACCTGAATTAGATCGCCGCCAAACTCGTACTGCTGTCGAAGCGGTATTTGAAAAATATCGGATTTACAAAACAATCACATTTGAAATGCGTGAAACGTCGATGACTGCGTCTTATCAAGAACGGATGCATGGCCCTACAAATGTAACTAGCGATTCTACAGCAAATGCTGCGATCTATAATGTAGATACACCAGCCGCACGTCGTGCTTATTGTGAACGAGTAGAAGCGATTGTAGAGCGTTTGGGAGAACGCGAGCAATTGTTGCTTAAAGAGCGTTATCTCAAACACGATGATGTATTCGATTATAAAGTGTACAGTTATTTGTTCGATCCGCCGATCAGTAAAGACACGTATGTTAAAGTCAGAACCAAAGCTTTTTACAAAATGGCGTTAGCGCTTGCCGATACAGGAATGATCAAATTAGATGAATTGATGCCGAAAAAAAATCGTACCCGTCGCAGTACAGAAGTTCCTTATAGTTCATAA
- a CDS encoding phage tail sheath family protein translates to MASGTWESTNKPVLPGLYMNFEAAAASAIQAGNRGTVVVLVKGNWGPVGEFVEIGSETAISQHFSGDSENGATAYNSLYLALLGGPKKLLAYRLADDTAKSSSLVLKAAGATEGTAGANVLQLDTKYTGTRGNGFTVTVQPNLTDSTQQEIRLYEGTKLVRTFVAKDGKASSFAKAINEDTDNLWITAKALVDGGIPANVANAAFAGGASGNAGLANADYIEAQAALESEEFDVLALDFAADPALLKSFAAWIKRVRSEGKHTVAVVGGTAADDLSSKAATIAATRSLSLNYEGIINVGTGVRIGTTDYTSAQTSAYVAGLIAGQRLNESTTYHITPFDDVTRRWTRSEQEQAVKNGVFIFFHDGRQVKALRGVNSLVIPAAGQNNAWKKIRSIRVMDAINGDLQRAAEDSYIGKVNNTEEGRLALIGAMKEYLNLLAQSSVIEASGFDVILDPAYYGAAPILRPEADQVFLQWNVKLTDVMEQLFGTFYVQ, encoded by the coding sequence ATGGCAAGTGGCACATGGGAAAGCACGAACAAACCGGTACTTCCGGGTTTATATATGAATTTTGAGGCAGCAGCTGCTTCAGCAATTCAAGCAGGTAATCGTGGTACAGTGGTTGTTTTGGTCAAAGGAAACTGGGGACCTGTAGGAGAGTTTGTGGAAATTGGTAGTGAAACAGCGATCTCACAACATTTTTCTGGAGACAGCGAAAATGGAGCAACAGCTTATAATTCACTTTATTTGGCATTGCTAGGTGGCCCTAAAAAATTGTTGGCTTACCGTTTGGCAGATGATACAGCTAAATCTTCTAGTCTAGTATTGAAAGCAGCAGGTGCTACAGAAGGCACAGCAGGCGCTAATGTGCTTCAATTGGATACAAAATATACCGGTACACGTGGTAATGGCTTTACTGTAACGGTTCAGCCGAACTTAACAGACAGTACTCAACAAGAAATTCGTCTATATGAAGGAACCAAATTGGTACGCACATTTGTAGCCAAAGATGGAAAAGCATCTTCTTTTGCCAAAGCGATCAACGAAGATACAGATAATCTATGGATTACAGCAAAAGCTTTAGTAGATGGTGGCATTCCAGCTAACGTAGCGAACGCTGCATTTGCAGGGGGCGCAAGTGGTAACGCTGGTCTAGCTAATGCTGACTATATTGAAGCACAAGCAGCACTTGAAAGTGAAGAATTCGATGTGTTGGCATTAGACTTTGCTGCTGACCCTGCTTTACTGAAAAGCTTTGCCGCTTGGATCAAACGTGTACGTAGTGAGGGTAAACATACGGTTGCAGTAGTCGGTGGTACAGCAGCAGATGATCTATCTTCCAAAGCAGCTACGATTGCAGCAACACGTTCTCTTTCATTGAACTACGAAGGTATTATCAATGTAGGTACAGGTGTGCGCATTGGGACAACAGATTATACTTCTGCACAAACAAGTGCTTATGTAGCAGGTCTCATTGCAGGTCAACGTTTAAACGAATCGACAACGTACCATATTACGCCTTTCGATGATGTGACTCGTCGTTGGACACGTTCTGAGCAAGAACAAGCTGTAAAAAATGGTGTGTTTATTTTCTTCCATGATGGTCGTCAAGTGAAAGCTCTTCGCGGGGTGAATAGTCTTGTGATTCCGGCTGCTGGACAAAATAATGCTTGGAAAAAAATCCGTTCGATTCGTGTTATGGATGCGATCAATGGTGACTTGCAACGTGCGGCAGAAGATTCTTATATCGGTAAAGTGAATAACACTGAAGAAGGTCGCCTTGCTCTTATTGGTGCCATGAAAGAATATCTGAATCTTTTGGCGCAAAGTAGTGTTATTGAAGCATCTGGCTTCGATGTAATCTTAGATCCTGCTTATTATGGCGCAGCTCCAATCTTACGTCCAGAAGCAGATCAAGTATTCTTGCAATGGAATGTGAAATTGACAGATGTTATGGAGCAATTGTTTGGCACATTTTACGTGCAATAA
- a CDS encoding phage tail tube protein, translating to MLDASRVILGTHGQLHIDGVWQTHINKLEASVEIEKRELNLVGNEWKVHKNGSKKGTGTMTGYKVTSDMLVRGFQKFDIISKLDDPESYGHERVRLIRCMPDKIQLANWTAGEEVPEETAFTFEGYELLDPIVAN from the coding sequence ATGTTAGACGCTTCAAGAGTTATTCTGGGTACACACGGACAATTGCACATCGATGGGGTATGGCAAACGCATATCAACAAACTGGAAGCAAGCGTAGAAATTGAAAAACGTGAGCTGAATCTGGTGGGTAACGAATGGAAAGTACACAAAAATGGTTCCAAAAAAGGTACAGGTACAATGACAGGTTATAAAGTGACTTCGGATATGTTGGTACGTGGTTTCCAAAAATTCGATATTATCTCCAAACTAGACGATCCTGAATCGTATGGTCATGAGCGTGTTCGCTTGATCCGTTGCATGCCAGACAAAATTCAACTGGCAAACTGGACAGCTGGTGAAGAAGTTCCAGAAGAAACGGCGTTTACGTTTGAAGGATATGAGTTGCTAGATCCGATTGTAGCGAACTAA